The Anopheles merus strain MAF chromosome 2L, AmerM5.1, whole genome shotgun sequence genome has a segment encoding these proteins:
- the LOC121594280 gene encoding solute carrier family 35 member F5 isoform X1, whose product MLNKAQKLVLGIVLLVLVDIIWVSSSELTKFLYENENYDKPFFCTYFKASMFTIYLIVLGLIAPWKESCNRNGNYSLMDTIEEDEGYYANGTSSLSDSSFVPIKTDAQVSGTESDDSSIRSVRFSKVAEVREMSPHEASEALMSRLSYAASLRVHRQKSHHKTARTALLFCVLWFIANYMFQLALEPSETAMVTLLSSSSSFFTLILAAMFPSSCGDKFTFSKCFAVMLSISGAVMVSMSEIDQPKMSRGIVLALLSAFFYASYLVLVKRKSDTEEKISIPLFFGFVGLWNLLLLWPLLFVLNFSQLEVFELPSRRQFIVLFLNGLIGTVLSEALWLWGCFLTSSLIGTVAISLQIPLAMLFDMVLHGKTYPLLFYLGSLPMFLSLVLVAFLVKFDDCDPLLKFGKLMYRRLWNCRKANVVRIPDLEEQHESLIDGSHEN is encoded by the exons ATGTTAAACAAAGCACAAAAGCTAGTGCTCGGAATAGTGTTACTGGTGCTGGTCGATATTATATGGGTTTCGTCGAGCGAACTAACCAAG TTTCTGTACGAAAATGAAAACTACGACAAACCATTCTTCTGCACGTACTTCAAGGCGTCTATGTTCACCATATACCTGATAGTGCTCGGCTTGATAGCACCGTGGAAGGAGAGCTGCAACCGCAATGGGAATTACTCG CTGATGGACACGATCGAGGAGGACGAAGGATACTACGCTAATGGAACGTCCAGTTTG AGTGACTCCTCATTCGTCCCCATCAAAACAGACGCCCAGGTGTCCGGCACGGAAAGCGATGACTCCAGCATACGCAGCGTACGGTTCAGCAAGGTGGCGGAGGTACGCGAAATGTCTCCGCACGAAGCGTCCGAAGCGCTGATGTCGCGGCTCTCGTACGCAGCCAGTCTGCGAGTTCATCGACAAAAATCACACCACAAAACGGCTCGAACGGCTTTACTTTTCTGTGTGCTG TGGTTTATTGCCAACTACATGTTCCAGCTGGCACTAGAGCCGAGTGAAACGGCAATGGTAACGCTGCTCAGTTCTAGCTCGAGCTTTTTCACCCTCATTCTTGCCGCCATGTTCCCTTCGTCCTGTGGCGATAAGTTTACCTTCTCGAAGTGTTTCGCCGTGATGTTGAGCATTTCCGGTGCG GTAATGGTTTCGATGTCGGAAATCGATCAGCCGAAAATGTCACGCGGCATCGTGCTCGCCCTGCTGAGTGCATTCTTCTACGCGTCCTATCTGGTGCTAGTCAAGCGTAAAAGCGACACGGAAGAAAAGATCAGCATTCCCCTGTTCTTTGGCTTTGTGGGGCTGTggaatttgctgctgctgtggccgCTTCTTTTTGTGCTAAACTTTTCCCAGCTCGAAGTGTTCGAGCTACCCTCTCGGCGACAGTTTATTGTTCTGTTTCTGAACGGGCTCATCGGCACGGTACTGTCCGAAGCACTGTGGCTATG GGGCTGCTTTCTAACGTCATCCCTTATCGGCACGGTAGCCATATCGCTACAGATACCGCTGGCAATGCTGTTCGACATGGTGCTGCACGGTAAAACCTACCCGCTACTGTTCTATCTCGGCTCACTGCCCATGTTCCTttcgctggtgctggtggcctTTCTGGTGAAGTTTGATGACTGTGATCCGCTGCTAAAATTCGGCAAGCTTATGTACCGGCGGCTGTGGAACTGCCGGAAAGCGAACGTTGTACGAATACCGGATCTAGAGGAGCAGCACGAGTCCCTCATCGACGGTAGTCATGAAAACTAG
- the LOC121594279 gene encoding anion exchange protein 3-like, with protein sequence MAHFLDIPYADGSMRRKSSIASSLLARHYINNASRSINSSCAQINESSKTNDTNHKVFVQLNELTGSEENQEWKQTARWIKYEENLEEGADRWGRPHVAALSFHSLLNIRHCLETGVVLMNLEANDLSIVAHRVVEQMVARELIHEDDKPVIVRALLLRHRHVNENTHGGIFYDSRRRLSSFTSILSMKNDSRKPRIIPVVEINGQGGQSEMRLNINDESYTSSQEDIKMCTILKRIPEGAEATTVLVGAVDFLEQPTIAFVRLAEGIPMPSITEVPIPVRFLFLLLGPQKTDLDYHEVGRSIATLMSNEHFHDIAYKADDREELLSAIDEFLEDSIVLPPSKWERQALLPFEELKAKSDMIRVSKQPRLVTSEEEKKLLTVGGGGGDGGSDGKKPPNNPLEKTNRLWGGVINDIKRRYPMYKSDIMDGLNTETLAATIFMYFAALSTAITFGGLCSDKTDNLIGISESLLSDAIFGMVFHLLAGQPLLIIGTTGPLVLFDEALNQFCISNDFNFLTVRVYVGCWLVVIALLVSAFEGSVYVRMFTRFTQEIFSALITLLFIFETTIKLVSVYVRHPLLSEYVYKNITVAPLLPMPCLEVSNGTTSIGLLENNLTMVVNGTLGLVSNIDHLLIPEDARGPRNQPNTALFCTILMFGTFSLAYYLKLFRNSHFLGRTARRALGDFGVPISIAIFVLVDYMTPQVYTEKLSVPEGLSPSDQTRRGWLIPMGGVPSWLPFLASIPALLMYILIFMETHIAELIVDKPERGLKKGSGLHMDVVLLCVINTVCGFFGMPWHSAATVRSVSHVSAVTIMSRTHAPGDKPHIADVKEQRVSGFVVSVLVGLSVVMAPILRLIPMSVLFGVFLYLGIASMSGVQLFERLRLFLMPVKHHPQVPFVRRVRTWKMHLFTFIQILALAVMLAVKSSPFAMAFPSFLIFMVPIRIQMEKFFSSLELRALDSSQPNEGVEDEPDFYEQAPIPA encoded by the exons ATGGCTCATTTCCTCGATATTCCGTACGCAGACGGTTCAATGAGACGTAAAAGCTCGATAGCATCGAGTTTGCTGGCGAGACACTACATTAAT AACGCCAGCCGAAGTATCAATAGCTCATGCGCCCAAATCAATGAGTCGAGTAAGACTAACGATACGAACCACAAGGTGTTTGTGCAGCTGAACGAGCTGACGGGCAGCGAAGAAAATCAGGAATGGAAGCAGACGGCCCGCTGGATAAAGTACGAGGAGAACTTGGAGGAGGGAGCCGATCGGTGGGGCCGGCCACACGTTGCCGCCCTGTCGTTTCACTCACTGCTGAATATACGCCACTGTCTCGAGACGGGAGTCGTCCTGATGAACCTAGAAGCAAATGACTTGTCCATAGTTGCGCATCGTGTGGTGGAGCAG ATGGTCGCTCGTGAGTTGATCCATGAGGATGATAAGCCGGTCATCGTGCGggcactgctgctgcgccaTCGGCATGTCAACGAGAATACGCACGGTGGAATCTTCTACGACTCGAGGCGAAGGTTAAGCAGCTTCACGAGCATTCTG AGTATGAAGAATGACAGCAGAAAACCACGCATCATACCGGTAGTCGAGATCAATGGCCAGGGTGGCCAAAGTGAGATGAGGCTCAACATCAACGACGAATCCTACACCTCCTCCCAGGAAGACATCAAGATGTGCACGATTCTGAAGCGCATTCCCGAGGGGGCCGAAGCGACGACCGTCCTCGTCGGTGCGGTCGACTTTCTCGAGCAGCCAACGATCGCCTTCGTACGGCTGGCGGAAGGTATCCCGATGCCGAGCATTACGGAGGTACCGATCCCCGTGCGCTTTCTGTTCCTTCTGCTCGGGCCTCAAAAAACCGACCTGGACTACCATGAGGTTGGCCGCTCGATTGCAACACTCATGTCGAACGAGCATTTCCACGACATCGCCTATAAGGCGGACGATCGGGAAGAGCTCCTGTCCGCGATCGATGAGTTCCTGGAAGACTCGATCGTGCTGCCACCGAGCAAATGGGAGCGTCAGGCACTGTTGCCGTTCGAGGAGCTCAAGGCCAAAAGTGACATGATCCGAGTGAGTAAGCAGCCACGGCTGGTCACGAGCGAAGAGGAGAAGAAGCTCCTgacggttggtggtggtggtggtgatggtgggagTGATGGGAAGAAACCGCCCAATAACCCGTTGGAGAAGACCAACCGTCTGTGGGGTGGAGTGATCAACGACATCAAGCGTCGCTATCCGATGTACAAGAGCGACATTATGGATGGACTCAACACGGAGACGCTGGCGGCGACCATCTTCATGTACTTTGCGGCCCTCTCAACGGCCATCACCTTCGGAGGGTTGTGTTCGGATAAAACCGATAATCTGATCGGCATCTCAGAATCTTTGCTGTCAGATGCGATATTCGGTATGGTGTTTCATCTGCTTGCCGGACAGCCTCTGCTCATTATTGGAACGACCGGTCCACTTGTCCTGTTCGATGAGGCACTGAATCAGTTCTGTATCTCGAACGACTTCAACTTCCTTACGGTGCGCGTGTATGTTGGATGTTGGCTGGTGGTGATCGCTTTGCTCGTGTCCGCGTTCGAGGGTAGTGTGTACGTGCGAATGTTCACTCGCTTTACGCAGGAAATCTTTTCCGCCCTAATCACGCTACTGTTCATCTTTGAAACCACCATAAAGCTTGTATCTGTATATGTTCGACATCCACTGCTGTCTGAGTATGTGTACAAGAACATTACTGTTGCGCCCCTTCTACCGATGCCTTGTCTGGAGGTGAGCAATGGCACTACTTCGATTGGATTGCTAGAAAATAACCTAACAATGGTCGTGAATGGAACGCTGGGACTCGTCTCAAACATTGATCACCTGCTCATTCCGGAAGATGCCAGGGGGCCCAGAAACCAACCAAACACGGCGCTTTTCTGCACCATCCTCATGTTTGGTACATTCTCGCTGGCCTACTACCTGAAGCTGTTCCGTAACTCACACTTCCTGGGGCGTACTGCGCGACGTGCGCTCGGTGATTTTGGAGTGCCGATCTCGATCGCCATATTCGTACTAGTTGACTACATGACGCCACAGGTGTACACGGAGAAGCTAAGCGTACCCGAGGGTCTCTCACCGAGCGATCAAACACGCCGTGGATGGCTTATTCCGATGGGTGGCGTTCCCAGCTGGTTGCCATTCTTGGCAAGTATTCCCGCACTATTGATGTACATTCTGATCTTCATGGAGACACACATTGCGGAGCTGATCGTCGATAAGCCTGAGCGAGGACTGAAGAAAGGTTCCGGTTTGCACATGGACgttgtgttgctgtgtgtcaTTAACACCGTTTGTGGGTTCTTCGGTATGCCGTGGCATAGTGCTGCTACGGTCCGATCGGTATCACACGTGTCAGCCGTTACTATCATGTCTAG GACTCATGCACCAGGAGATAAGCCACACATCGCGGACGTGAAGGAGCAACGAGTATCGGGCTTTGTGGTATCGGTCTTGGTGGGGCTTTCAGTAGTGATGGCTCCGATCTTGCGCCTGATCCCGATGTCTGTGCTGTTTGGTGTTTTTCTCTATTTGGGCATTGCTTCCATGAGCGGAGTGCAGTTGTTCGAGCG ATTGCGGTTGTTCCTGATGCCAGTCAAACATCATCCACAAGTGCCATTTGTGCGACGTGTTCGAACGTGGAAGATGCATCTGTTCACCTTCATACAGATACTAGCGTTAGCCGTTATGTTAGCCGTCAAATCATCACCATTTGCAATGGCATTCCCATCCTTTCTGATATTTATGGTGCCGATTCGGATACAGATGGAGAAGTTTTTCTCATCCCTTGAGTTGCGTGCG CTGGACAGCAGTCAACCGAACGAAGGAGTAGAAGATGAACCCGATTTTTACGAGCAAGCTCCCATTCCTGCCTAA
- the LOC121594280 gene encoding solute carrier family 35 member F5 isoform X2, with amino-acid sequence MFTIYLIVLGLIAPWKESCNRNGNYSLMDTIEEDEGYYANGTSSLSDSSFVPIKTDAQVSGTESDDSSIRSVRFSKVAEVREMSPHEASEALMSRLSYAASLRVHRQKSHHKTARTALLFCVLWFIANYMFQLALEPSETAMVTLLSSSSSFFTLILAAMFPSSCGDKFTFSKCFAVMLSISGAVMVSMSEIDQPKMSRGIVLALLSAFFYASYLVLVKRKSDTEEKISIPLFFGFVGLWNLLLLWPLLFVLNFSQLEVFELPSRRQFIVLFLNGLIGTVLSEALWLWGCFLTSSLIGTVAISLQIPLAMLFDMVLHGKTYPLLFYLGSLPMFLSLVLVAFLVKFDDCDPLLKFGKLMYRRLWNCRKANVVRIPDLEEQHESLIDGSHEN; translated from the exons ATGTTCACCATATACCTGATAGTGCTCGGCTTGATAGCACCGTGGAAGGAGAGCTGCAACCGCAATGGGAATTACTCG CTGATGGACACGATCGAGGAGGACGAAGGATACTACGCTAATGGAACGTCCAGTTTG AGTGACTCCTCATTCGTCCCCATCAAAACAGACGCCCAGGTGTCCGGCACGGAAAGCGATGACTCCAGCATACGCAGCGTACGGTTCAGCAAGGTGGCGGAGGTACGCGAAATGTCTCCGCACGAAGCGTCCGAAGCGCTGATGTCGCGGCTCTCGTACGCAGCCAGTCTGCGAGTTCATCGACAAAAATCACACCACAAAACGGCTCGAACGGCTTTACTTTTCTGTGTGCTG TGGTTTATTGCCAACTACATGTTCCAGCTGGCACTAGAGCCGAGTGAAACGGCAATGGTAACGCTGCTCAGTTCTAGCTCGAGCTTTTTCACCCTCATTCTTGCCGCCATGTTCCCTTCGTCCTGTGGCGATAAGTTTACCTTCTCGAAGTGTTTCGCCGTGATGTTGAGCATTTCCGGTGCG GTAATGGTTTCGATGTCGGAAATCGATCAGCCGAAAATGTCACGCGGCATCGTGCTCGCCCTGCTGAGTGCATTCTTCTACGCGTCCTATCTGGTGCTAGTCAAGCGTAAAAGCGACACGGAAGAAAAGATCAGCATTCCCCTGTTCTTTGGCTTTGTGGGGCTGTggaatttgctgctgctgtggccgCTTCTTTTTGTGCTAAACTTTTCCCAGCTCGAAGTGTTCGAGCTACCCTCTCGGCGACAGTTTATTGTTCTGTTTCTGAACGGGCTCATCGGCACGGTACTGTCCGAAGCACTGTGGCTATG GGGCTGCTTTCTAACGTCATCCCTTATCGGCACGGTAGCCATATCGCTACAGATACCGCTGGCAATGCTGTTCGACATGGTGCTGCACGGTAAAACCTACCCGCTACTGTTCTATCTCGGCTCACTGCCCATGTTCCTttcgctggtgctggtggcctTTCTGGTGAAGTTTGATGACTGTGATCCGCTGCTAAAATTCGGCAAGCTTATGTACCGGCGGCTGTGGAACTGCCGGAAAGCGAACGTTGTACGAATACCGGATCTAGAGGAGCAGCACGAGTCCCTCATCGACGGTAGTCATGAAAACTAG